A part of Streptomyces sp. NBC_01497 genomic DNA contains:
- a CDS encoding ABC transporter permease codes for MSLISRSRPAPPENRGAFRPAGTATSRILAWFRNPRNILLAVVALVVAYLAVVPAGTMVIASLQGSFLSADKTTWTLRHYSETLGSSDFWVLVGNSFAYAAATAVVCTVIGFGLAYLVSRTNTPAKFFAQIAALVPLIIPGILNTVAWALLFAPRTGALNVLLRDVHLPAFDIYSLAGMVLVQSMHVTPVAFLMGTAAFGNMDSSLEEAALSSGAPPWRVFRTITARLIRPAVMSAALLMFVQTISTFEVPQLIGVPGHTFVFVSRIYNALQQFPTDYGTVGVIGIFILVVASVGLYFSRKLGGSGVEAQTITGKGFRPTSIDLGRWKWLGLAAFVVFFVVAVALPLLMLVWSSLLPGYEPPSLSALHRLTLSNYSAVLHTPALTKSVTNSLITAVLAGAIVTVLSSLVAYITVKTKARGRGLLDGLATVPIAVPSVVMGVGILYWYLTAPLPFHLYGTLAILVIAFVTIGLPYGLRYIVPGIAQIKDELEEAAAVSGASWIRTFRRIYVPLLAPSLLAAFLYTVIVAFREISAAIFLYTENTQVVSVTIYTEWANGSYPIVAALGVFIVVFLAVIVGLVSLVTRKTGLNRNRH; via the coding sequence ATGAGCCTCATCAGTCGGTCGCGCCCCGCGCCACCTGAGAACCGCGGAGCATTCCGCCCCGCAGGCACAGCCACGTCCCGCATCCTGGCCTGGTTCCGCAACCCGCGGAACATCCTGCTCGCCGTCGTCGCCCTCGTCGTCGCCTACCTGGCCGTCGTCCCGGCGGGCACGATGGTCATCGCCAGCCTCCAGGGCTCCTTCCTCTCCGCGGACAAGACCACCTGGACGCTGCGGCACTACAGCGAGACGCTCGGCAGTTCCGACTTCTGGGTCCTGGTCGGCAACTCCTTCGCCTACGCCGCCGCGACCGCCGTCGTGTGCACGGTCATCGGGTTCGGACTGGCCTACCTCGTCTCCCGCACCAACACACCGGCGAAGTTCTTCGCGCAGATCGCCGCGCTGGTGCCACTGATCATTCCCGGCATCCTCAACACCGTCGCGTGGGCACTGCTGTTCGCTCCGCGCACCGGTGCGCTCAACGTGCTGCTGCGCGACGTGCACCTGCCGGCCTTCGACATCTACTCACTCGCCGGCATGGTCCTCGTCCAGTCCATGCACGTCACCCCGGTCGCCTTCCTGATGGGGACCGCGGCCTTCGGCAACATGGACTCCTCGCTGGAGGAGGCGGCCCTCAGCTCGGGCGCGCCACCGTGGCGGGTCTTCCGCACCATCACGGCCCGGCTGATCCGGCCCGCCGTGATGTCGGCGGCCCTGCTGATGTTCGTCCAGACGATCTCCACCTTCGAGGTGCCGCAGCTCATCGGCGTCCCCGGACACACCTTCGTCTTCGTCAGCCGCATCTACAACGCGCTCCAGCAGTTCCCCACCGACTACGGCACGGTCGGTGTCATCGGCATCTTCATCCTCGTCGTGGCGAGCGTCGGCCTGTACTTCTCCCGCAAGCTCGGCGGCTCGGGCGTGGAGGCGCAGACCATCACCGGCAAGGGCTTCCGGCCCACCTCCATCGACCTCGGCCGCTGGAAGTGGCTCGGCCTCGCGGCGTTCGTGGTGTTCTTCGTCGTGGCCGTGGCACTGCCCCTGCTGATGCTGGTCTGGTCGTCGCTGCTGCCGGGGTACGAACCCCCGTCGCTGTCGGCCCTGCACCGGCTCACCCTCTCCAACTACAGCGCGGTCCTGCACACCCCCGCGCTGACCAAGTCCGTGACCAACAGCCTGATCACGGCGGTGCTCGCGGGCGCCATCGTCACCGTGCTCAGCTCGCTGGTCGCCTACATCACCGTCAAGACCAAGGCGCGCGGCCGGGGCCTCCTCGACGGCCTCGCGACCGTGCCGATCGCGGTGCCCAGCGTCGTGATGGGCGTCGGCATCCTGTACTGGTACCTGACGGCGCCCCTGCCGTTCCACCTGTACGGCACCCTCGCCATCCTCGTCATCGCGTTCGTCACCATCGGCCTGCCGTACGGCCTGCGCTACATCGTGCCGGGCATCGCCCAGATCAAGGACGAACTGGAGGAGGCGGCCGCCGTCAGCGGCGCCTCCTGGATACGCACCTTCCGGCGCATCTACGTGCCCCTGCTCGCGCCCTCGCTGCTGGCCGCGTTCCTCTACACGGTCATCGTCGCGTTCCGTGAGATCTCGGCCGCCATCTTCCTCTACACCGAGAACACCCAGGTGGTGTCGGTGACCATCTACACCGAGTGGGCGAACGGCAGTTACCCCATCGTGGCCGCACTCGGAGTCTTCATCGTCGTCTTCCTGGCCGTCATCGTCGGCCTTGTCAGCCTCGTCACCAGGAAGACCGGGCTGAACCGGAACCGCCACTGA
- a CDS encoding FadR/GntR family transcriptional regulator gives MTKGLSMPARRASAKDDGRQAGLLTPVNDRRISALIVDQVRTLIHEGKLTAGDRLPPEREMCERFGVSRVTVREALRVLEASGLVEIRVGAHGGAFVTKPTSDRVGASIVDLLTLSSVTATEVTAVRMVLEVGIIPLLSESVDDEDIAELNAICDRQEEALDTGDYHVELSAEFHTRLAAATHNTAFEMLIQSFHGPLLMSLAKAKSTAPEMGRRGLDEHRAIVEAVRTGDVATGERIMREHLTRTADRLCLDEEPAKNA, from the coding sequence ATGACGAAAGGACTCTCCATGCCGGCGCGCCGAGCGAGTGCGAAGGACGACGGCCGGCAGGCCGGGCTTCTCACTCCCGTGAACGACCGCCGCATCTCCGCGTTGATCGTGGACCAGGTGCGGACCCTCATCCACGAGGGCAAGCTCACCGCCGGGGACCGGCTGCCCCCCGAGAGGGAGATGTGCGAGCGGTTCGGCGTCAGCCGCGTCACCGTACGCGAGGCCCTGCGGGTGCTGGAGGCCAGCGGCCTCGTGGAGATCCGGGTGGGCGCGCACGGCGGCGCCTTCGTCACCAAGCCGACCAGTGACCGGGTGGGCGCGAGCATCGTCGACCTGCTGACCCTGTCGTCGGTGACGGCCACCGAGGTCACCGCGGTCCGCATGGTGCTGGAGGTCGGCATCATCCCGCTGCTGTCCGAGAGCGTGGACGACGAGGACATCGCCGAGCTGAACGCCATCTGCGACCGGCAGGAAGAAGCGCTCGACACCGGCGACTACCACGTGGAGCTGTCCGCCGAATTCCACACCCGCCTGGCGGCCGCGACGCACAACACCGCGTTCGAGATGCTGATCCAGTCCTTCCACGGCCCGCTGCTGATGTCGCTGGCCAAGGCCAAGAGCACGGCGCCGGAGATGGGCCGCCGCGGCCTGGACGAGCACCGCGCCATCGTCGAGGCGGTACGGACCGGCGACGTGGCGACGGGCGAGCGGATCATGCGCGAGCACCTGACGCGCACCGCCGACCGGCTCTGCCTGGACGAGGAACCCGCCAAGAACGCGTGA
- a CDS encoding MFS transporter, with translation MTPETELRAESPPRRRTALRGRHAQRWLHVSLPLLIAFSVAQLSKSSIGVIVTDHAFSHQFGLDKHPGSVGWLTSLFLYAYGIALFGWGFVLKRLGPRKSMLIGTAIWVLALALPPFVNSLNELYGTRILLAIGEACFYPVAHTLTARWFPMQERGRANASWLSGIFVGSAIGSSLTTVMISGTGWRVTFLTQAVVAAVFAFLIVLIFLQDRPENADGMSEEEVQHIEADRFENTTTVPKLGPESPFRNYRYWLTMLMYIGTNAPFYGLVTWVPLYLQQARHVTLGNIGIVLTVANVLSIVVMVLVGRASDRKVKRAGWAAWGFAVEGVGIAGTALFTNAGVDSFFIFLGLAGNAWCVVTNWSLLHSLMPTRQTEYSSSVFSSLTNLVGAVLPALMGTLLTATGSYTAGFGVLFVAVLISLGCCLVLRPQGY, from the coding sequence GTGACACCCGAGACAGAACTGAGGGCCGAATCCCCACCCCGCCGCCGGACCGCCCTGCGCGGCCGGCACGCACAGAGATGGCTCCACGTCAGTCTGCCGCTGCTGATCGCCTTCTCAGTGGCGCAGTTGAGCAAGTCCTCCATCGGCGTCATCGTCACCGACCACGCCTTCAGCCACCAGTTCGGTCTGGACAAGCACCCCGGCTCCGTGGGGTGGCTGACCAGCCTCTTCCTCTACGCCTACGGCATCGCGCTGTTCGGCTGGGGGTTCGTGCTGAAACGGCTCGGACCACGCAAGTCGATGCTCATCGGCACCGCGATCTGGGTGCTCGCCCTGGCACTGCCACCGTTCGTGAACAGCCTGAACGAGCTGTACGGGACGCGCATCCTGCTCGCCATCGGTGAGGCGTGCTTCTACCCCGTCGCGCACACCCTGACCGCACGCTGGTTCCCGATGCAGGAACGGGGGCGCGCCAACGCGTCCTGGCTCTCCGGGATCTTCGTCGGATCCGCGATCGGCAGCTCGCTGACGACGGTGATGATCAGCGGTACGGGATGGCGGGTCACCTTCCTCACCCAGGCCGTCGTCGCGGCCGTGTTCGCCTTCCTGATCGTGCTGATCTTCCTCCAGGACCGGCCCGAGAACGCGGACGGGATGAGCGAGGAAGAGGTCCAGCACATCGAGGCGGACCGCTTCGAGAACACGACCACGGTGCCCAAGCTCGGGCCGGAGTCGCCGTTTCGCAACTACCGCTACTGGCTGACCATGCTGATGTACATCGGCACCAACGCCCCGTTCTACGGGCTGGTCACCTGGGTGCCGCTCTACCTCCAGCAGGCCCGCCACGTCACCCTCGGCAACATCGGCATCGTGCTGACGGTCGCCAACGTGCTGTCCATCGTGGTCATGGTGCTGGTGGGCCGGGCCTCCGACCGCAAGGTCAAACGCGCGGGCTGGGCGGCCTGGGGCTTCGCCGTGGAGGGCGTCGGGATCGCCGGCACCGCCCTGTTCACCAACGCGGGCGTGGACAGTTTCTTCATCTTCCTGGGCCTCGCGGGCAACGCGTGGTGCGTGGTGACCAACTGGTCGCTGCTGCACAGTCTGATGCCGACACGGCAGACCGAGTACTCCAGCAGTGTGTTCTCGTCGCTGACGAACCTGGTCGGCGCCGTACTGCCCGCGCTCATGGGCACCCTGCTCACCGCGACGGGTTCGTACACGGCCGGTTTCGGAGTGCTGTTCGTCGCCGTGCTGATCTCGCTCGGGTGCTGTCTCGTGCTACGGCCTCAGGGCTACTGA
- a CDS encoding ABC transporter substrate-binding protein, giving the protein MSGALLLAGALTACGGTTGGGAVTKVAPAQQPGQLLAQAKKEGKLLWYTTFADDDVDDMISAFQKTYPGVKVEALRLSADKLPSRLVTEQRGGKFNADVISADSEPVYQLIKVGTLAPYRVPEIPALPKELQNLPDGYRNVVYINTSAIAYNPQAVKSQHLPVPTQLEDLTKPAWKGKFSIDPKAINWYEGLISAMGHDKALALVKKLGANQPRLVESHTQSLTEVQGGEPAAVANAYGYKAAALKKKTPTRLAFSNPDPLPSAAVLEELAKKAPHPAAAKLFIDWIMSKEGQKQVVSITNHVSLSDLAHDDPSVWNEKKWKPAWSTPVIEPDKYDILLQEYQKALHAI; this is encoded by the coding sequence ATGTCGGGCGCACTCCTGCTCGCCGGCGCCCTGACCGCCTGCGGAGGAACCACCGGCGGCGGCGCCGTCACCAAGGTCGCCCCCGCCCAGCAGCCGGGCCAACTCCTCGCCCAGGCGAAGAAAGAGGGAAAGCTGCTCTGGTACACGACATTCGCGGACGACGATGTCGACGACATGATCTCGGCATTCCAGAAGACGTACCCCGGAGTGAAGGTGGAGGCGCTGCGGCTGAGCGCCGACAAACTGCCCTCCCGGCTCGTCACCGAGCAACGCGGCGGCAAGTTCAACGCCGACGTCATCTCGGCAGACTCCGAACCCGTGTACCAGCTGATCAAGGTCGGCACGCTCGCCCCGTACCGTGTTCCTGAAATTCCCGCGCTGCCCAAGGAGTTGCAGAACCTCCCGGACGGCTACCGCAATGTCGTGTACATCAACACCAGTGCCATCGCCTACAACCCGCAAGCGGTCAAGTCGCAGCACCTGCCGGTGCCGACGCAGCTGGAGGACCTCACCAAGCCCGCCTGGAAGGGCAAGTTCTCCATCGACCCCAAGGCCATCAACTGGTACGAGGGGCTCATCTCGGCCATGGGCCACGACAAGGCGCTCGCCCTCGTCAAGAAGCTCGGCGCCAACCAGCCCCGCCTGGTGGAGAGCCACACCCAGTCGCTCACCGAGGTGCAGGGCGGAGAGCCGGCCGCCGTCGCCAACGCGTACGGCTACAAGGCGGCCGCACTGAAGAAGAAGACACCGACGCGCCTCGCCTTCTCCAACCCGGACCCACTGCCCTCCGCCGCCGTGCTGGAGGAACTGGCCAAGAAGGCGCCCCACCCGGCCGCCGCGAAGCTCTTCATCGACTGGATCATGTCGAAGGAGGGGCAGAAGCAGGTCGTCTCCATCACGAACCACGTCTCGCTGAGCGACCTGGCACACGACGACCCCTCGGTGTGGAACGAGAAGAAGTGGAAGCCGGCGTGGTCCACACCGGTGATCGAGCCCGACAAGTACGACATCCTGCTGCAGGAATACCAGAAGGCCCTGCACGCCATCTGA
- a CDS encoding ABC transporter ATP-binding protein, translating into MIEIRGLIKRFEGKAVTRNAVDNIDLMVPEGKLVTLLGPSGCGKTTTLRLIAGLERPDAGEIRIGGKVVYSSDDNVYVSVHQRPIGVVFQSYAVWPHMTAIQNVMFPLRSGQKKLPVPEARRKAMEALDLVGLADLADRPAPALSGGQQQRISLARALTREPEVLLLDEPLSNLDKGLRDRVRDEIRAVQQRLGITTVFVTHDQDEALAVSDEVILMEFGQIVERGPAQQIYARPRSEFTARFMGISNSLPGTVTACSEDLVDIDLPHGTLRCVAAGELAEGHQVNVFIRPESLSLSRKDTTGRGWKGTVEFSIFHGDCWDYHVRVGDTLLRARIYKEKVGLSHGDPVFVSPDEETAVAILADTATEGSGRAPLAGTATAS; encoded by the coding sequence GTGATCGAAATACGCGGACTGATCAAGCGATTCGAAGGCAAGGCGGTCACCCGCAACGCCGTCGACAACATCGACCTGATGGTGCCGGAAGGGAAACTGGTCACCCTGCTCGGCCCCAGTGGCTGCGGCAAGACCACCACCCTGCGCCTCATCGCGGGTCTTGAACGGCCCGACGCGGGAGAGATCCGCATCGGCGGGAAGGTCGTCTACTCGTCCGACGACAACGTGTACGTGAGTGTGCACCAGCGCCCCATCGGCGTGGTGTTCCAGTCGTACGCGGTGTGGCCGCACATGACCGCCATCCAGAACGTGATGTTCCCGCTGCGCTCCGGGCAGAAGAAACTCCCCGTGCCCGAGGCGCGCCGCAAGGCCATGGAGGCCCTCGACCTGGTGGGCCTCGCCGACCTGGCCGATCGCCCGGCGCCCGCGCTCTCCGGCGGCCAGCAGCAGCGCATCTCGCTCGCCCGCGCGCTGACCAGGGAGCCCGAGGTGCTGCTGCTCGACGAGCCGCTGTCCAACCTCGACAAGGGGCTGCGCGACCGCGTCCGGGACGAGATCCGCGCGGTGCAGCAACGACTCGGCATCACCACCGTGTTCGTCACCCACGACCAGGACGAGGCACTGGCCGTCTCCGACGAGGTCATCCTCATGGAGTTCGGGCAGATCGTGGAGCGCGGTCCGGCCCAGCAGATCTACGCCCGCCCGCGCAGCGAGTTCACCGCCCGCTTCATGGGCATCTCCAACAGCCTGCCGGGCACGGTCACCGCGTGCAGCGAGGACCTGGTGGACATCGACCTGCCGCACGGCACGCTGCGGTGCGTCGCGGCGGGCGAACTGGCGGAAGGACACCAGGTCAACGTGTTCATCCGGCCCGAGAGCCTGTCGCTGTCCCGCAAGGACACGACCGGGCGCGGCTGGAAGGGCACCGTGGAGTTCAGCATCTTCCACGGCGACTGCTGGGACTACCACGTGCGGGTCGGCGACACCCTGCTGCGTGCCCGCATCTACAAGGAGAAGGTCGGACTCTCCCACGGCGACCCGGTGTTCGTCTCGCCCGACGAGGAGACCGCCGTCGCCATCCTGGCGGACACGGCCACCGAAGGCAGCGGCAGGGCGCCGCTCGCCGGTACGGCCACGGCGAGTTGA
- a CDS encoding NAD(P)/FAD-dependent oxidoreductase has translation MPRKDGEGRATSDGTLIVGASQAGLQLAVSLRQLGDTRPITLVGEEPHAPYQRPPLSKEFLAGTAELDSLAFRTPSFYPDHDIDLVCGERITSLRPGRALTASGRELPYARLALTTGAGPRRLSVPGAELAGVCYLRDHDDAAGLRRALASASRAVVVGGGFIGLEAASAARAAGLSVTVVEAAGRLLGRAVAPVVSDFYARAHRRRGVQVLLSTGVTAFEPDADGRRVSGVVLADGTVLPTDLVLVGVGAVPRTELAEQLGLVCEGGIVVDASARTSDPSVVAAGDCTVQPHPLTGEGRVRIESVQNAVAQAQIAAATLLGRTAPAKAVPWFWSYQGDLRLQIAGLSLGHDTTVVRGTVDDEHFSVLYYRDGRLLAVDAVNRPADYMAVRKALTQGATIPAGAAADAEAPLKSLITGVESAAPAA, from the coding sequence ATGCCACGCAAGGACGGCGAAGGCCGCGCGACGAGTGACGGCACACTGATCGTCGGCGCCAGCCAGGCCGGGCTCCAACTGGCCGTCTCGCTGCGGCAGCTGGGCGACACCCGGCCGATCACCCTGGTCGGCGAGGAGCCCCACGCGCCCTACCAGCGGCCACCCCTGTCGAAGGAGTTCCTGGCGGGCACGGCGGAGCTCGACTCGCTGGCCTTCCGGACGCCGTCCTTCTACCCGGACCACGACATCGACCTGGTGTGCGGCGAGCGGATCACCAGCCTGCGGCCCGGCCGCGCGCTGACCGCGTCCGGCCGTGAACTGCCCTACGCGCGGCTCGCCCTGACCACCGGGGCGGGCCCCAGGCGGCTGTCCGTGCCCGGCGCTGAGCTGGCCGGAGTGTGTTACCTCCGCGATCACGACGATGCGGCCGGCCTGCGCCGCGCACTCGCCTCCGCCTCGCGCGCGGTGGTGGTGGGCGGCGGCTTCATCGGCCTGGAAGCCGCGTCCGCCGCGCGCGCGGCAGGGTTGTCGGTGACCGTCGTCGAGGCGGCGGGACGGCTGCTGGGCCGGGCCGTGGCACCGGTCGTCTCCGACTTCTACGCGCGGGCGCACCGGCGCAGGGGCGTTCAGGTGCTGCTCTCGACCGGGGTGACGGCCTTCGAGCCGGACGCCGACGGCCGCCGGGTGTCCGGCGTGGTCCTCGCGGACGGCACGGTCCTCCCCACCGACCTGGTCCTGGTCGGCGTCGGAGCGGTACCGAGGACGGAACTTGCCGAGCAGCTCGGCCTGGTGTGCGAGGGCGGCATCGTGGTCGACGCGTCCGCCAGGACGAGCGACCCGTCCGTGGTCGCGGCGGGCGACTGCACGGTGCAGCCGCACCCGCTGACCGGCGAGGGCCGAGTGCGGATCGAGTCGGTGCAGAACGCCGTGGCGCAGGCGCAGATCGCGGCCGCCACACTGCTCGGGCGCACCGCACCGGCGAAGGCCGTGCCGTGGTTCTGGTCGTACCAGGGGGACCTGCGCCTGCAGATCGCGGGACTGTCGCTCGGGCACGACACGACCGTGGTGCGCGGCACGGTCGACGACGAGCACTTCTCGGTCCTCTACTACCGCGACGGCCGGCTCCTCGCGGTGGACGCCGTCAACCGCCCGGCGGACTACATGGCGGTCCGCAAGGCGCTGACCCAGGGGGCGACCATCCCGGCGGGCGCCGCGGCCGATGCCGAGGCCCCGCTGAAGTCGCTGATCACCGGGGTGGAGAGCGCGGCGCCCGCCGCGTGA
- a CDS encoding ethanolamine ammonia-lyase reactivating factor EutA, with the protein MQHDEHHHHGHHHRHDDGTAEAAAVYSAAYAPGGDHDHDDEPLGPLQDNPIWQQDNVTLRSVGMDIGSSGTQVVFSELRLRRISEEMTSRYIVVRRATTYRSPVELTPYASAESIDAQALGSIIDRAYNAARVHPDQVDTGVVILTGEALRRQNAAAIAGVLAERGGELVTATAGHHMEAMLAAYGSGAAQASYERRQRILNVDIGGGTTKLALVEDGRVLRTAAVHIGGRLQVTDEAGSIVRLDPAGRTHAARAGYAWERGDAATPEEIGKVAETMADTLITALTAEVPPADVADLYLTEPLGALGRIDGLMVSGGVAEYVYERETRRFGDLGMPLGHALRRRLDTGALPYPLLPAGECIRATALGASEYSVQLSGNTGFITSPEALLPRRNLQVAKPAYELAESVDATEIAAAVRRQLVALDVVPDADVALAMGWQGLPSYERVVALATGIRDGLAERTALGRPVYVMLDGDVAMTLGRLLRDELEVPGEILVIDGVSLRDFDYIDIGRQRFPSHTVPVTIKSLIFSEDPRAGA; encoded by the coding sequence GTGCAGCACGACGAGCACCACCACCACGGCCACCACCACCGGCACGACGACGGCACGGCGGAAGCAGCCGCCGTGTACTCCGCCGCGTACGCCCCGGGCGGCGACCACGACCACGACGACGAGCCGCTCGGCCCGCTGCAGGACAACCCGATCTGGCAGCAGGACAACGTCACCCTGCGCAGCGTCGGCATGGACATCGGCTCGTCGGGCACCCAGGTGGTCTTCTCCGAACTGCGGCTGCGCCGCATCAGCGAGGAGATGACCAGCCGGTACATCGTCGTGCGCCGCGCGACCACCTACCGCTCGCCGGTCGAACTCACCCCGTACGCGAGCGCCGAGAGCATCGACGCGCAGGCGCTCGGCTCGATCATCGACCGCGCCTACAACGCGGCCCGTGTGCACCCGGACCAGGTGGACACGGGCGTCGTCATCCTCACCGGTGAGGCGCTGCGGCGGCAGAACGCGGCGGCCATCGCGGGTGTGCTCGCCGAGCGCGGGGGCGAACTCGTGACGGCGACCGCCGGGCACCACATGGAGGCCATGCTCGCCGCCTACGGGTCGGGCGCCGCGCAGGCCTCGTACGAGCGGCGGCAGCGCATCCTCAACGTCGACATCGGCGGCGGCACCACGAAGCTCGCCCTCGTCGAGGACGGCCGGGTGCTGCGCACCGCCGCCGTCCACATCGGCGGCCGGCTCCAGGTCACCGACGAGGCGGGCAGCATCGTGCGGCTCGACCCGGCGGGCCGGACCCACGCGGCCCGTGCCGGATACGCCTGGGAGCGGGGTGACGCGGCGACGCCCGAGGAGATCGGGAAGGTCGCGGAGACGATGGCCGACACCCTGATCACCGCCCTCACGGCGGAGGTGCCGCCCGCCGACGTGGCCGATCTGTACCTCACGGAGCCGCTCGGCGCGCTCGGCCGGATCGACGGCCTGATGGTCTCCGGCGGAGTCGCCGAATACGTCTACGAACGGGAGACGCGACGCTTCGGCGACCTCGGCATGCCCCTCGGCCACGCCCTGCGCCGCCGGCTCGACACCGGTGCGCTGCCCTACCCGCTGCTGCCGGCGGGGGAGTGCATCCGGGCGACCGCGCTCGGCGCGAGCGAGTACAGCGTCCAGCTCAGCGGCAACACCGGTTTCATCACCTCCCCGGAGGCACTGCTGCCCCGCCGCAACCTGCAAGTGGCCAAACCTGCCTACGAGTTGGCTGAGAGCGTGGACGCGACGGAGATCGCCGCGGCGGTCCGCCGCCAGCTGGTCGCGCTCGACGTGGTGCCGGACGCGGACGTGGCCCTCGCGATGGGCTGGCAGGGTCTGCCGAGCTACGAACGGGTGGTGGCGCTGGCCACCGGCATCCGCGACGGACTCGCCGAGCGCACCGCGCTGGGACGACCGGTGTACGTGATGCTGGACGGCGATGTCGCGATGACCCTGGGGCGGCTGCTGCGGGACGAGTTGGAGGTGCCGGGGGAGATCCTCGTGATCGACGGGGTCAGCCTGCGGGACTTCGACTACATCGACATCGGCCGGCAGCGCTTCCCGTCCCACACGGTCCCCGTGACCATCAAGTCCCTGATCTTCAGTGAGGACCCGCGCGCCGGGGCCTGA
- a CDS encoding cupin domain-containing protein, whose translation MSEKKGRVFLRGITSETYGLKEFRRSQLDAPRVRDDSIVVDDAKVGHSGDSEKSRTWWRIGPGDDPFLTQSLQVHFVELPPQSSNHGHGHQNEAAFYILEGAGYEIHDDQRYEWEKDDLVIVHTDSVHRHFNPYDQTAKCLIFKAKSLWMYLGLIQQGRSGPIDSPDKFGERVDWSQLWTPNVEKMRKVVKSADTPWESTPLGKVRTMSQPGDDVRTFSVDTYVLEVPAGSRSGKRWTMADEVLYVREGSGYSLHWEVEAEIAEKYYARIANEPTRHDFKEGDTVYVPHNTVAQHFAADGSPLKLISAQNRQFKELGYQNTVFLENAPEYDGPAGARS comes from the coding sequence ATGAGCGAGAAGAAGGGGCGGGTCTTCCTGCGGGGGATCACGTCGGAGACCTACGGCCTCAAGGAGTTCCGCCGCAGCCAGCTGGACGCCCCCCGTGTCCGCGACGACTCGATCGTCGTCGACGACGCGAAGGTCGGCCACAGCGGCGACTCGGAGAAGTCCCGTACCTGGTGGCGGATCGGCCCCGGCGACGACCCGTTCCTCACCCAGAGCCTCCAGGTCCACTTCGTCGAACTGCCCCCGCAGTCCTCGAACCACGGCCACGGCCACCAGAACGAGGCCGCCTTCTACATCCTGGAGGGCGCGGGCTACGAGATCCACGACGACCAGCGTTACGAGTGGGAGAAGGACGACCTCGTGATCGTCCACACCGACTCGGTGCACCGGCACTTCAACCCGTACGACCAGACGGCGAAGTGCCTCATCTTCAAGGCCAAGTCGCTGTGGATGTACCTCGGCCTCATCCAGCAGGGCCGCAGCGGCCCCATCGACAGCCCCGACAAGTTCGGCGAGCGCGTCGACTGGTCGCAGCTGTGGACGCCGAACGTCGAGAAGATGCGCAAGGTCGTCAAGTCGGCCGACACCCCCTGGGAGTCCACGCCGCTGGGCAAGGTCCGCACCATGTCGCAGCCCGGCGACGACGTCCGCACCTTCAGTGTGGACACGTACGTCCTGGAGGTCCCGGCGGGCAGCCGTTCCGGCAAGCGCTGGACGATGGCCGACGAGGTCCTGTACGTGCGTGAGGGATCCGGCTACAGCCTTCACTGGGAGGTCGAGGCCGAGATCGCGGAGAAGTACTACGCCCGCATCGCCAACGAGCCCACGCGCCACGACTTCAAGGAGGGCGACACGGTCTACGTACCGCACAACACCGTCGCCCAGCACTTCGCCGCCGACGGGTCGCCCCTGAAGCTGATCTCCGCGCAGAACCGCCAGTTCAAGGAGCTCGGGTACCAGAACACCGTGTTCCTGGAGAACGCCCCGGAGTACGACGGTCCCGCGGGAGCCCGCTCCTGA
- a CDS encoding class I SAM-dependent methyltransferase — MRQEGPTAAQVWSDPAFATAWLGGDPNGTRDLLELPRTIAAQMVAEDKPEPTLIVDIASGAGKFLSVLLTAFPKARGVWSDVSETMLQQARKDLAGFGDRVTFQVGDMQALRAAGIPEGADVIASSRASHHLDRAELHAFYQEAAGLLAPDGWLVNLDHIGPEDVWDRRYRSVRKKYWAPRKPAPAHHHHYPLTAVDDHLDGYRAAGLSEVDVAWKAFYTCLFVGRRPPA; from the coding sequence ATGCGACAAGAGGGCCCGACCGCGGCCCAGGTGTGGTCCGACCCGGCCTTCGCCACGGCGTGGCTGGGCGGCGACCCGAACGGCACGCGGGACCTGCTCGAACTGCCCCGCACGATCGCGGCGCAAATGGTGGCGGAGGACAAACCGGAGCCCACGCTCATCGTGGACATCGCGAGTGGCGCGGGGAAGTTCCTCTCCGTCCTGCTCACCGCGTTCCCGAAGGCCAGGGGCGTCTGGTCGGACGTCTCCGAGACCATGCTCCAGCAGGCGAGGAAGGACCTGGCCGGCTTCGGCGACCGGGTCACCTTCCAGGTCGGCGACATGCAGGCGCTGCGCGCGGCGGGGATCCCCGAGGGCGCGGACGTCATCGCGAGCTCGCGGGCCAGCCACCACCTCGACCGGGCGGAACTGCACGCCTTCTACCAGGAGGCGGCGGGGCTGCTGGCCCCGGACGGCTGGCTGGTCAATCTGGACCACATCGGTCCCGAGGACGTGTGGGACCGGCGCTACCGGTCGGTGCGCAAGAAGTACTGGGCCCCGCGCAAGCCCGCACCGGCACACCATCACCACTACCCGCTCACCGCGGTGGACGACCACCTCGACGGGTATCGTGCCGCGGGTCTGAGCGAGGTGGACGTCGCCTGGAAGGCGTTCTACACCTGCCTGTTCGTGGGCCGCCGCCCACCGGCCTGA